The Deltaproteobacteria bacterium genome has a segment encoding these proteins:
- a CDS encoding DUF1015 domain-containing protein, whose translation MAAIIPFRGVLYSPAKVGDLNKVMAPPYDVIPPAKQDELYERHPNNVIRLIFGKVFPEDREGSDRYSRAASDFQKWLNEGVLVQDERPCMYYYTQTYSEKDGTRKTRKGFIALSRLMDFGKGIHPHERTLSGPKADRLRLMQASDANFCSIFSLYSDPTLKANKLLDAAAAGRKPDIDVTDDDGTVNRVWRVDDPKVLNTITESMKEKSLFIADGHHRYETALNYRNMMREKAGNYTGNEPYNYVMMYFSNMDDEGMTIWPTHRVVHSLADFNPDGFLSTCAEYFDIREFRYNNSDEAAVRESFLKELNSAGESTVALGLHIRARDIYYLLNIKSPDTMDRVFGGAIPEVFKRLDVTVLHSLIFAKILGMTQEAQEKQENLLYVKSYGEAIAACSNDKNQLVFLLNNTKIEQVKAVAEAGFVMPQKSTYFYPKLLSGLTINFHGSKAALKA comes from the coding sequence ATGGCAGCAATAATACCGTTCAGGGGCGTACTCTACAGCCCTGCAAAAGTCGGGGATCTGAACAAGGTCATGGCCCCGCCCTATGACGTGATACCGCCAGCCAAGCAGGATGAGCTCTACGAGCGCCATCCGAACAACGTCATAAGGCTCATCTTCGGGAAGGTATTCCCTGAGGACAGGGAAGGGAGCGACAGGTACTCCCGCGCCGCGTCCGACTTTCAGAAATGGCTGAACGAAGGCGTTCTCGTCCAGGACGAGAGGCCCTGCATGTATTATTACACACAGACGTACTCGGAAAAGGACGGGACCAGAAAGACCAGGAAGGGATTTATAGCCCTTTCCAGGCTCATGGATTTCGGCAAGGGCATCCACCCCCACGAGAGGACGCTCTCGGGGCCGAAGGCCGACAGGCTGAGGCTCATGCAGGCTTCCGACGCCAACTTCTGCTCCATATTCTCCCTCTATTCAGACCCGACGCTCAAGGCGAACAAGCTCCTTGATGCTGCCGCCGCCGGAAGGAAGCCGGATATCGACGTCACTGACGACGACGGCACCGTCAACAGGGTGTGGAGGGTCGACGACCCTAAGGTCCTTAATACCATCACGGAGTCCATGAAGGAAAAGTCCCTCTTCATTGCCGACGGCCACCACAGGTATGAGACGGCCCTCAATTACAGGAACATGATGAGGGAAAAGGCCGGTAACTATACCGGGAACGAGCCCTATAATTACGTAATGATGTACTTCAGCAACATGGACGACGAGGGCATGACCATATGGCCCACGCACAGGGTCGTGCACAGCCTTGCCGATTTCAACCCGGACGGGTTCCTCTCAACGTGCGCCGAGTATTTCGATATTAGGGAGTTCCGCTACAATAATTCGGACGAGGCCGCGGTGCGGGAGAGCTTCCTTAAGGAGCTTAACTCGGCAGGGGAATCGACCGTTGCCCTCGGGCTCCACATACGCGCGCGGGACATATATTACCTCCTTAACATAAAGTCCCCGGACACTATGGACAGGGTCTTCGGCGGCGCCATACCGGAAGTTTTCAAGCGCCTCGACGTCACGGTCCTCCATTCGCTCATATTCGCCAAGATTCTCGGCATGACTCAGGAGGCGCAGGAGAAGCAGGAGAACCTCCTTTACGTGAAGAGCTATGGCGAGGCCATCGCAGCCTGCTCGAATGATAAGAACCAGCTCGTCTTCCTCCTGAACAATACCAAGATAGAGCAGGTGAAGGCGGTCGCCGAGGCCGGGTTCGTCATGCCGCAGAAATCGACCTACTTCTACCCGAAGCTCCTTTCAGGGCTGACCATAAACTTCCACGGTTCAAAGGCCGCTCTCAAGGCCTGA
- a CDS encoding methyltransferase produces MGIPHISKDETLERLGPYFFVQRKAGQRLTGDSVELAEFAIPALHEDDSIIDIGTGTGAIPLILAWKSRAGKITGVEIDEEAAGTAMKNVESNGLAGRVDIVNRDLRELREAYDEGSFTAVIGNPPYGKTGAGRISPKRERAAARAEVHGGLSDLISISAYLTGRKGRVFYVFPTARLPEMLSELGKAGFRPARMRFLGGKQGRPPKLFLIEAGKEGGMEIEQPL; encoded by the coding sequence TTGGGAATACCACATATCTCTAAAGACGAAACGCTCGAAAGGCTCGGCCCGTACTTCTTCGTTCAGAGGAAGGCGGGCCAGAGACTTACGGGCGATTCGGTCGAGCTCGCCGAATTCGCAATACCCGCCCTCCATGAAGACGACAGTATAATCGACATCGGCACAGGGACCGGGGCCATCCCGCTTATACTTGCGTGGAAGTCCAGGGCCGGAAAGATAACCGGGGTCGAGATCGACGAGGAGGCGGCCGGGACCGCGATGAAGAACGTCGAGTCCAACGGGCTTGCCGGACGGGTCGATATAGTGAACCGGGATTTAAGGGAATTGAGGGAGGCCTACGACGAGGGCTCGTTCACTGCAGTCATAGGCAACCCGCCTTACGGCAAGACCGGCGCCGGGAGGATAAGCCCGAAAAGGGAGAGGGCCGCGGCAAGGGCCGAGGTCCACGGCGGCCTCTCCGACCTCATTTCAATCTCAGCATATCTCACCGGCCGCAAGGGCCGGGTCTTTTACGTCTTCCCTACGGCAAGGCTCCCGGAGATGCTTTCCGAGCTCGGCAAAGCCGGTTTCAGGCCCGCGCGCATGAGGTTCCTGGGCGGAAAACAGGGCCGCCCGCCGAAGCTCTTCCTCATAGAGGCGGGTAAGGAGGGCGGCATGGAAATTGAGCAGCCCTTGTGA
- a CDS encoding DUF721 domain-containing protein yields the protein MAGRGRERRRSPARSSPSVISSVLGSTLGHLNLGAKLMEYRAKKLWHGCVGEAISRRTNPERLIGTVLFCSVDSSPWMTELNYQKASIISRLNEALGPGSITDIAFRSGAVKSRRPAAAPELPPRHLTPEEESFIRETTCPIKDEKLKTLVEKVMKKGKGCA from the coding sequence ATGGCCGGCCGCGGCAGAGAGCGACGGAGGTCCCCAGCCCGCAGTTCGCCTTCAGTCATAAGCTCGGTGCTCGGCTCGACCCTGGGTCACCTTAACCTCGGAGCCAAGCTCATGGAGTACAGGGCAAAAAAGCTCTGGCACGGCTGCGTTGGAGAGGCCATTTCGCGTAGGACAAACCCCGAGCGGCTCATAGGGACGGTCCTTTTCTGCTCGGTCGACAGCTCTCCCTGGATGACCGAGCTCAATTACCAGAAGGCCTCGATTATCTCCCGGCTTAACGAGGCCCTCGGCCCCGGCTCAATAACCGACATCGCCTTCAGGAGCGGCGCGGTAAAAAGCCGCAGACCAGCCGCCGCGCCGGAACTCCCGCCCAGGCATCTTACCCCGGAAGAGGAGTCCTTCATAAGGGAGACGACCTGCCCGATAAAGGATGAAAAGCTGAAGACCCTAGTAGAGAAAGTGATGAAAAAAGGGAAGGGATGCGCATAG
- the ffh gene encoding signal recognition particle protein, whose protein sequence is MFESLSDKFRKILKDVRGQGTLTESNVQAVLKEVRLALLEADVNFTIVKDFVAAVKEKAMGKEVLESLSPGQQFTKIVYDELAALLGGEDAGLELKGRPAVIMLVGLQGSGKTTTTAKLALHLKKKGRNPFIVPADLFRLAAVLQLRKLASEIKIDCFDSESYSSPADICREALRIAGLKGYDILLVDTAGRLHIDDTLMTELKAMREILSPSEVLFVADSMTGQDAVNTAKGFNESIGITGVILTKFDGDARGGAALSMRVTTGRPIKFIGTGEKTDALEVFHPSRLAGRILDMGDVLTLIEKAQATFDEKQAKELEKKLKRDEFTLEDFKEQLQQIKKLGSLDSILSMVPGFDAIKKSKDISIDEKEIVRIEAIINSMTMGERFNPSILNASRRQRIAKGSGTRVQEVNKLINQYADMRKMMKKLKKAGPRGLKGLFNRMM, encoded by the coding sequence ATGTTCGAGTCACTTTCAGACAAGTTCAGGAAAATATTAAAGGATGTAAGGGGCCAGGGCACTCTGACGGAATCGAACGTCCAGGCCGTCCTTAAAGAGGTAAGGCTCGCCCTTCTGGAAGCCGACGTAAACTTCACGATCGTCAAGGATTTCGTGGCGGCCGTGAAGGAAAAAGCCATGGGCAAGGAGGTCCTCGAAAGCCTTTCCCCGGGCCAGCAGTTCACGAAGATAGTCTACGACGAGCTTGCGGCGCTCCTGGGCGGCGAGGACGCAGGGCTGGAATTGAAGGGCAGGCCCGCGGTCATAATGCTCGTGGGCCTTCAGGGCTCCGGAAAGACGACGACGACCGCGAAGCTAGCTCTTCACCTCAAGAAAAAGGGGAGGAACCCCTTTATCGTACCTGCGGACCTCTTCAGGCTCGCGGCGGTACTGCAGCTTAGGAAGCTCGCTTCCGAGATAAAAATAGACTGCTTCGACAGCGAATCCTACTCGTCTCCGGCCGACATATGCAGGGAGGCGCTCCGGATCGCCGGGCTCAAGGGATATGACATATTGCTCGTCGATACAGCCGGAAGGCTCCATATAGACGATACACTCATGACGGAGCTCAAGGCCATGAGGGAGATACTATCGCCAAGTGAGGTACTCTTCGTAGCCGACTCCATGACCGGACAGGACGCGGTCAATACGGCCAAGGGCTTCAACGAGTCCATAGGCATAACCGGCGTGATACTCACGAAGTTCGACGGAGACGCCAGGGGCGGCGCGGCCCTCTCCATGAGGGTCACGACGGGCCGTCCGATAAAGTTCATCGGCACGGGCGAGAAGACGGACGCACTGGAGGTATTCCATCCATCGAGGCTCGCGGGCAGGATCCTCGACATGGGCGACGTGCTTACGCTTATCGAGAAGGCCCAGGCCACCTTCGACGAGAAACAGGCGAAGGAGCTCGAGAAGAAGCTCAAGCGGGACGAGTTTACGCTCGAGGACTTCAAGGAGCAGCTCCAGCAGATCAAGAAGCTCGGCTCGCTCGATTCCATACTCTCGATGGTCCCGGGCTTCGACGCGATAAAGAAGTCGAAGGACATAAGCATAGACGAGAAGGAAATCGTCCGGATAGAGGCGATAATAAACTCCATGACAATGGGCGAAAGGTTCAATCCATCCATCCTTAACGCCAGCAGGCGCCAGAGGATAGCGAAGGGGAGCGGCACCAGGGTCCAGGAGGTCAATAAGCTCATAAACCAGTACGCGGACATGCGGAAGATGATGAAGAAATTGAAGAAGGCAGGCCCCAGGGGGCTTAAGGGCCTTTTCAACAGGATGATGTAA
- the rpsP gene encoding 30S ribosomal protein S16, whose product MAVKIRLTRQGAKKKPFYRIVVADSEAPRDGDFLEVVGTYDPMVEPARVALKGDRVSYWLSKGAVPTDTVRQLLKKAEKAA is encoded by the coding sequence ATGGCTGTAAAGATCAGGTTGACAAGACAGGGAGCCAAGAAAAAGCCTTTTTACAGGATAGTAGTGGCCGACTCCGAGGCCCCGAGGGACGGTGATTTCCTCGAGGTCGTCGGCACCTACGACCCGATGGTAGAGCCGGCCCGCGTGGCCCTGAAAGGCGACAGGGTCTCCTACTGGCTCAGCAAGGGCGCGGTCCCCACTGATACCGTGAGACAGCTCCTCAAGAAGGCCGAAAAAGCGGCCTGA
- a CDS encoding KH domain-containing protein, producing the protein MKDLIEFIAKALVDRPEDVRVVEVEGERTSVIELSVAKEDLGKIIGKQGRTARAIRVILTAASTKLKKRSVLEIIE; encoded by the coding sequence ATGAAGGACCTAATCGAGTTCATCGCAAAGGCTCTCGTCGATCGTCCGGAGGATGTCAGGGTCGTGGAAGTAGAAGGTGAGAGGACTTCAGTCATCGAGCTGTCAGTGGCCAAGGAAGACCTCGGCAAGATCATAGGGAAGCAGGGCAGGACCGCGAGGGCCATAAGGGTGATACTGACCGCGGCCTCGACGAAACTCAAAAAACGCTCTGTTCTGGAGATAATTGAGTAA
- the rimM gene encoding ribosome maturation factor RimM (Essential for efficient processing of 16S rRNA), translated as MSKEEELVPIARITGAHGIKGEVKAAPYGDLDDMDWKAVFLVGKGGARPARVTRVRRHKGVFILELDGVADRNAAEALSGFDISVRRSDLPETAEDEYYYFELVGMDVYSEDSKHIGRVSDVMETGSNDVLVVDGPHGEVLVPAIEQVIVRVDPDEKKITIRLIEGILPEE; from the coding sequence TTGAGTAAGGAAGAAGAGCTCGTCCCAATCGCGCGGATAACGGGCGCCCACGGGATAAAAGGCGAGGTCAAGGCCGCTCCTTACGGCGACCTCGATGACATGGACTGGAAAGCCGTCTTCCTCGTCGGCAAGGGCGGCGCGAGGCCGGCCAGGGTCACCCGGGTGCGGAGGCACAAGGGTGTTTTCATCCTCGAGCTCGATGGCGTTGCCGACAGGAACGCGGCAGAGGCGCTTTCGGGCTTTGACATCTCTGTAAGGCGCTCCGACCTCCCTGAGACCGCCGAGGACGAATATTATTACTTCGAGCTCGTCGGCATGGACGTTTATTCCGAGGACTCGAAGCACATCGGCCGGGTCTCGGATGTCATGGAAACGGGCAGTAATGACGTCCTTGTGGTAGACGGCCCTCACGGCGAGGTCCTCGTCCCGGCAATAGAGCAGGTGATAGTCAGGGTCGATCCGGACGAGAAGAAGATTACAATCCGGCTCATAGAAGGTATCCTGCCCGAAGAGTGA
- the trmD gene encoding tRNA (guanosine(37)-N1)-methyltransferase TrmD has protein sequence MVFDILTLFPEFFSSTVRHGVVGRAAASGLIEVTARSLRDYTEDRHRTTDDYPYGGGHGMVMKVEPVVKGIEAMKERGGPASVVLTTPQGRLFSQPLAAELASKGRLIIVCGRYEGYDERIREFADYEISIGDYVLSGGEIPALVIIDAVSRLVPGVLGEPESAKSDSFSKGLLEYPQYTRPEEFRNMRVPEVLLSGNHAEIEKWRRRESIRRTCLRRPDLLEKAEIPEGDRAFFEEMIKKGGGPGSS, from the coding sequence ATGGTCTTCGACATACTCACCCTTTTCCCCGAGTTCTTTTCCTCTACGGTGCGCCACGGCGTCGTCGGCAGGGCCGCGGCAAGCGGGCTCATAGAGGTCACCGCCCGTAGCCTCCGGGACTATACCGAGGACAGGCACAGGACGACCGACGACTACCCGTACGGCGGCGGCCACGGCATGGTGATGAAGGTCGAGCCTGTCGTAAAGGGCATAGAGGCCATGAAGGAACGCGGCGGACCCGCTAGCGTTGTCCTCACGACCCCCCAGGGCAGGCTTTTTTCCCAGCCCCTTGCGGCGGAGCTCGCGTCAAAGGGCCGCCTTATAATCGTATGCGGCAGGTACGAGGGCTATGACGAGCGCATACGGGAGTTCGCCGACTACGAGATATCCATCGGCGATTACGTGCTCTCAGGCGGCGAAATACCGGCCCTCGTCATAATAGATGCCGTCTCCCGGCTCGTTCCCGGTGTGCTCGGAGAGCCTGAATCAGCCAAGTCGGATTCCTTTAGCAAAGGCCTCCTCGAATACCCGCAATACACCCGCCCCGAGGAGTTCAGGAATATGAGGGTCCCGGAGGTGCTCCTTTCCGGGAACCACGCCGAGATAGAAAAATGGAGGCGCAGGGAGAGCATAAGAAGGACCTGCCTTCGCAGGCCCGACCTCCTTGAAAAGGCGGAGATCCCTGAGGGCGATAGGGCATTTTTTGAGGAGATGATCAAAAAGGGGGGCGGACCAGGCAGTAGTTGA
- the rplS gene encoding 50S ribosomal protein L19 has translation MGVMQDIEKDYIRTDMPEFNPGDTLLVKVRIKEGDKERVQPFEGIVIKKRGSGVRATFTLRKVSYGVGVERIFPVNSPALESVKVLSKGVVRRAKLYYLRELKGKAARIKTKR, from the coding sequence ATGGGAGTCATGCAGGATATCGAGAAGGACTATATCAGGACGGACATGCCGGAATTCAACCCGGGCGATACCCTTCTCGTCAAGGTCAGGATCAAGGAAGGCGACAAAGAGAGGGTGCAGCCTTTCGAGGGCATCGTCATAAAGAAGCGCGGTAGCGGCGTAAGGGCGACCTTCACGCTCCGGAAGGTCTCCTACGGCGTAGGCGTCGAGAGGATTTTTCCGGTGAACTCACCGGCTCTCGAATCGGTGAAGGTCCTTTCCAAAGGAGTCGTGAGGAGGGCGAAGCTCTACTACCTCCGCGAGCTCAAGGGCAAGGCCGCCAGGATCAAGACAAAGAGGTAA
- a CDS encoding ribonuclease HII encodes MDLYERDARSKGLTNVAGVDEAGRGPLAGPVVAAAVIFPFPPPLDLGIRDSKTMTHQARIESLFGIYRSARAVGVGIVWPDEIDRINILKASLKAMEIAIGKLGVRPDILLVDGRVPVDMDIPQTPIVKGDSLSVSIAAASIVAKTTRDAIMDAYHLQYPRYNFISNKGYPTREHLLLLEEHGPSPIHRKTFRGVIKDLFAGTPGAG; translated from the coding sequence ATGGATTTATACGAAAGAGACGCCCGTTCAAAGGGCCTTACGAACGTCGCCGGGGTAGACGAGGCCGGGCGTGGCCCGCTCGCCGGTCCCGTGGTAGCGGCTGCCGTCATATTCCCGTTCCCGCCCCCTCTTGACCTCGGCATAAGGGACTCGAAGACAATGACGCACCAGGCCCGGATAGAATCCCTTTTTGGCATATACAGGTCCGCCAGGGCAGTGGGAGTCGGCATCGTCTGGCCGGATGAGATTGACAGGATAAATATCCTCAAGGCGTCGCTTAAGGCGATGGAGATCGCCATAGGGAAGCTCGGCGTAAGGCCGGATATACTGCTTGTTGACGGCAGGGTCCCGGTCGATATGGACATCCCGCAGACGCCGATAGTAAAGGGAGACTCTCTTAGCGTCTCGATTGCAGCCGCCTCTATCGTAGCCAAGACGACGCGAGACGCGATAATGGACGCCTACCACCTCCAGTACCCCCGCTACAACTTCATCTCAAATAAGGGTTATCCCACGAGGGAGCACCTGCTTCTGCTAGAAGAGCACGGCCCGAGCCCCATCCACAGGAAGACCTTCCGGGGGGTGATCAAAGACCTCTTTGCCGGGACCCCGGGGGCAGGATGA
- a CDS encoding YraN family protein codes for MRKKAFGNAGEDEAVRFLEKKGYRVIERNFSCRYGEIDIIARDGGAMVFVEVKTRSGDAFGPAAASVDERKQRKMTIAAQFYLEKAGASDSEVRFDVVSIEKREGRFEIELIRDAFEAAEIGW; via the coding sequence ATGAGGAAGAAGGCCTTTGGTAACGCGGGCGAGGACGAGGCCGTCCGTTTCCTCGAGAAAAAGGGCTACAGGGTTATCGAGAGGAACTTCAGCTGCCGCTATGGCGAGATAGACATAATAGCCAGGGACGGCGGAGCGATGGTCTTTGTCGAGGTAAAGACGAGGAGCGGGGACGCCTTCGGCCCTGCTGCCGCAAGCGTGGACGAAAGGAAGCAGCGGAAGATGACAATAGCCGCCCAGTTCTATCTCGAAAAGGCCGGGGCCTCCGATTCCGAGGTCCGTTTTGACGTGGTCTCAATAGAAAAGAGGGAGGGGAGGTTTGAAATCGAGCTTATAAGGGACGCTTTCGAGGCCGCCGAAATAGGGTGGTAA